In one window of Microbacterium dextranolyticum DNA:
- a CDS encoding SGNH/GDSL hydrolase family protein, giving the protein MRRNDPTPDEHRSPYIPNDAAHPWRRMVAIGDSFTEGIGDPIPGTADGHRGWADRVAEVLGGQVEDFAYANLAVRGKLIGQIVADQVEPALALSPDLITFSAGGNDVIRPGGDPDAVAEQFEDAVARLSSQGATVVVFTGVDTEFTPVFRGIRGRVAIYNENIRAIADRYDCIVADQWALKEVQDMRFFDDDRLHYNALGHHEIARMVLRALNVPNDLQPLQPDPLPTLTWREARGNDLVWARAHLVPWVLRRLRHQSSGDHVTAKRPDALPVIVEAPAGDRTAGPGTIV; this is encoded by the coding sequence ATGCGCAGGAACGACCCCACGCCCGACGAGCACCGTTCGCCGTACATCCCCAACGACGCCGCCCACCCCTGGCGGCGGATGGTCGCGATCGGCGACTCGTTCACGGAGGGTATCGGCGATCCCATCCCCGGTACGGCCGACGGACACCGCGGCTGGGCGGATCGCGTCGCCGAGGTGCTCGGCGGCCAGGTGGAGGACTTCGCGTACGCGAACCTCGCCGTCCGCGGAAAGCTGATCGGTCAGATCGTCGCCGATCAGGTCGAGCCCGCCCTGGCGCTGAGCCCGGACCTCATCACGTTCTCGGCCGGAGGCAACGACGTCATCCGGCCCGGCGGCGACCCCGACGCGGTGGCGGAGCAGTTCGAGGATGCCGTGGCGCGTCTGAGCTCACAGGGCGCGACCGTCGTGGTGTTCACGGGTGTCGACACCGAGTTCACGCCCGTCTTCCGCGGCATCCGCGGCCGAGTGGCGATCTACAACGAGAACATCCGTGCCATCGCCGATCGGTACGACTGCATCGTCGCCGACCAGTGGGCGCTGAAGGAGGTGCAGGACATGCGCTTCTTCGATGACGACCGCCTGCACTACAACGCGCTGGGACACCACGAGATCGCGCGCATGGTGCTGCGCGCGCTGAACGTGCCCAATGACCTGCAGCCGCTCCAGCCCGACCCGCTGCCGACACTCACCTGGCGCGAGGCGCGTGGCAACGACCTGGTGTGGGCGCGCGCGCATCTCGTTCCGTGGGTGTTGCGGCGTCTGCGTCACCAGTCATCGGGAGACCACGTCACGGCCAAGCGACCCGACGCCTTGCCGGTGATCGTGGAGGCTCCGGCAGGGGACCGCACGGCGGGCCCGGGGACGATCGTCTGA
- a CDS encoding histidine phosphatase family protein, with protein MTTLLLVRHGETDWNATRRIQGSTDIPLNDTGRAQAHETAAALAARYAGESPVVVSSDLSRARETAGIIAAALGVPVSRTYPQLRERAYGQAEGLTDVEYRERFGDFGRDNVPDAETNGHLRTRAVAGVRRAVRDARRDHAPIDVPVIAVAHGGLIGQLIRHASGDALPLPGERLANASTHEFRVERDRIGLISYAAVTTARAV; from the coding sequence GTGACAACGCTGCTTCTGGTGCGCCATGGCGAGACCGACTGGAATGCCACACGGCGCATCCAGGGGTCGACCGACATCCCCCTGAACGACACCGGTCGTGCGCAGGCCCACGAGACCGCCGCCGCTCTCGCCGCGCGGTACGCGGGCGAGAGTCCGGTCGTCGTCTCGAGCGATCTGTCGCGAGCACGCGAGACCGCGGGGATCATCGCCGCAGCTCTCGGTGTGCCCGTCTCACGCACGTACCCGCAGTTGCGCGAGCGCGCGTACGGTCAGGCGGAAGGTCTGACCGACGTCGAGTACCGCGAGCGTTTCGGCGACTTCGGCCGCGACAACGTCCCCGACGCCGAGACGAACGGACACCTGCGTACCCGAGCCGTCGCCGGAGTCCGCCGCGCGGTGCGCGATGCACGGCGCGACCATGCGCCGATCGACGTGCCCGTGATCGCTGTCGCGCATGGGGGTCTGATCGGGCAGCTCATCCGGCATGCGAGCGGCGACGCGCTGCCGTTGCCGGGCGAGCGGCTGGCGAACGCATCGACGCATGAGTTCCGGGTCGAGCGTGATCGGATCGGTCTGATCTCGTACGCGGCCGTCACGACCGCTCGCGCGGTGTGA
- a CDS encoding Lrp/AsnC family transcriptional regulator, producing MGSLDRVDLELLSALASDHRATVVALADRLGLSRNTVQARMARLERSGVFQSFERAISPAALGYPIEAMVSAIVRQADVARITAEISEIPEVIQAHGMSGQVDLLVRVVARDTQHLFDVDARILAIDGVERTETSLVMGEVIGFRVRPLLESARREQ from the coding sequence ATGGGATCGCTCGACCGTGTCGACCTCGAACTGCTCAGCGCACTGGCGTCCGACCATCGGGCGACTGTCGTGGCTCTCGCCGATCGACTCGGCCTCTCGCGGAACACGGTTCAGGCGCGGATGGCGCGCCTGGAGCGCTCCGGCGTCTTCCAGTCGTTCGAACGGGCCATCTCACCGGCCGCGCTCGGGTACCCGATCGAGGCGATGGTCAGTGCGATCGTGCGCCAGGCCGACGTCGCGAGGATCACCGCGGAGATCTCCGAGATCCCCGAGGTGATCCAGGCGCACGGCATGAGCGGTCAGGTGGATCTGCTCGTGCGCGTCGTCGCCCGCGACACCCAGCATCTCTTCGATGTCGACGCGCGCATTCTCGCGATCGACGGTGTCGAACGCACCGAGACTTCGCTCGTCATGGGCGAGGTCATCGGATTCCGGGTTCGACCGCTCCTGGAATCGGCTCGACGGGAACAGTGA
- a CDS encoding DEAD/DEAH box helicase, translated as MDGTDEQGQEHFGSFAAEHLSPSFPQRAPWGTAQNLRAWQAEALEVYFGADGPEGVGRGPRDFLAAATPGAGKTTFALRLASELLRRGVVERIVVVAPTEHLKTQWADAAARVGIRLDPRFSNRQRMHARQYHGVAVTYAQVAVKASVHRHLVDDARTLVVLDEVHHGGDALSWGDALREAYGRATRRLLLSGTPFRSDTAPIPFVEYHPNDKGIRLSRTDYNYGYGRALADGVVRPVLFLVYAGKMRWRTKAGDELEAHLGQDNTKDVTSQAWRTALDPEGDWIPAVLRSADRRLSEVRQDVPDAGGLVIATDQTAARAYAAILREITGEAPAVVLSDDKAASGRIETFAQSTTRWMVAVRMVSEGVDVPRLAVGVYATSASTPLFFAQAIGRFVRARRRGEAASVFLPNVPVLLTLAGEMERERDHALDRESGDDDGLEDTLLAEAEREDKASDELEQEFSYQALGSVAHFDRVLYDGKEFGQLAVPGTPEEEEFLGLPGLLEPEHVHELLMQRQARQGRLRRVREARESSGAEAGGVESAAADGAMDAGLPPALHRTLREQRQLLNSLVGVYARQSGEAHGLVHAELRRICGGPEVARATVAQLQARIEVLRRRVHS; from the coding sequence GTGGATGGGACCGACGAGCAGGGGCAGGAGCACTTCGGCAGCTTCGCCGCGGAGCATCTGTCGCCCTCGTTCCCGCAGCGCGCGCCGTGGGGAACGGCGCAGAACCTTCGTGCCTGGCAGGCCGAGGCTCTCGAGGTCTACTTCGGTGCGGACGGGCCCGAGGGCGTCGGCCGCGGCCCGCGCGATTTTCTCGCGGCTGCCACACCCGGCGCCGGAAAGACGACGTTCGCGCTCCGCCTCGCCTCCGAGCTCCTTCGCCGTGGCGTGGTCGAGCGGATCGTGGTCGTCGCCCCGACCGAGCACCTGAAGACGCAGTGGGCCGACGCGGCGGCGCGCGTCGGCATCCGCCTGGACCCGCGTTTCAGCAACCGGCAGCGGATGCACGCACGGCAGTACCACGGGGTGGCCGTCACGTACGCGCAGGTCGCGGTGAAGGCATCCGTCCATCGGCACCTCGTCGACGACGCCCGCACGCTCGTGGTGCTCGACGAGGTGCACCACGGCGGCGATGCGCTCAGCTGGGGCGATGCCCTGCGTGAGGCGTACGGACGCGCGACGCGCAGGCTGTTGCTGTCGGGCACGCCCTTCCGCAGCGACACCGCGCCGATCCCGTTCGTGGAGTACCACCCGAACGATAAGGGCATCCGCCTGTCGCGGACGGACTACAACTACGGCTACGGGCGCGCCCTCGCCGACGGTGTCGTGCGCCCGGTGCTCTTCCTCGTCTATGCCGGCAAGATGCGCTGGCGCACGAAGGCGGGTGACGAGCTCGAGGCCCATCTCGGCCAGGACAACACGAAGGACGTCACCTCGCAGGCCTGGCGCACCGCACTCGATCCCGAGGGGGACTGGATCCCCGCGGTCCTGCGCAGCGCGGACCGGCGCCTGAGCGAGGTGCGGCAGGACGTGCCGGATGCCGGCGGACTCGTCATCGCGACGGATCAGACCGCCGCGCGCGCCTACGCCGCGATCCTCCGGGAGATCACCGGGGAGGCTCCGGCGGTCGTGCTCTCCGACGACAAGGCCGCCTCCGGACGGATCGAGACGTTCGCGCAGTCGACGACGCGGTGGATGGTCGCGGTGCGCATGGTCTCCGAAGGGGTCGACGTGCCGCGCCTCGCTGTGGGCGTCTACGCCACGAGCGCCTCGACGCCGCTGTTCTTCGCCCAGGCGATCGGCCGATTCGTGCGGGCGCGACGCCGGGGTGAAGCAGCATCGGTGTTCCTCCCGAACGTGCCGGTGCTGCTGACGCTCGCCGGGGAGATGGAGCGCGAGCGCGACCATGCGCTCGACCGCGAGTCCGGGGACGATGACGGACTCGAAGACACGCTGTTGGCCGAGGCCGAGCGCGAGGACAAAGCCTCGGACGAACTGGAGCAGGAGTTCTCGTACCAGGCGCTCGGGTCGGTCGCCCACTTCGACCGGGTGCTCTACGACGGCAAGGAGTTCGGCCAGCTCGCCGTTCCGGGAACGCCCGAGGAGGAGGAGTTCCTCGGGCTGCCCGGACTGCTCGAACCCGAGCACGTGCACGAGTTGCTGATGCAGCGTCAGGCGCGCCAGGGGCGCCTGCGACGCGTGCGCGAAGCCCGAGAGAGCTCCGGAGCAGAGGCCGGTGGTGTGGAATCGGCCGCAGCCGACGGCGCGATGGATGCCGGGCTGCCCCCCGCGCTGCATCGCACGCTGCGCGAGCAGCGCCAGCTTCTCAACAGCCTGGTGGGCGTGTATGCCCGTCAGAGCGGGGAAGCGCACGGACTCGTGCATGCCGAGCTCCGCCGCATCTGCGGGGGCCCCGAGGTCGCCCGCGCGACGGTCGCGCAGCTGCAGGCGCGCATCGAGGTGCTGCGCCGCCGCGTCCACTCCTGA
- a CDS encoding TetR/AcrR family transcriptional regulator, with protein sequence MAASPPPTMAAETERGRAKSERYDALRREAARLFAEHGFDGVSLEDIGAAVGISGPGVYRHFTSKRALLGAIMLHASEDLLDSGREVLEADADAVTHLRSLVDFHVDFAVRCADLIRVHDRDLSRLSDDDRHRVRLLQREYVDLWTSVLTRLHPGRGDDEHRVRAHAGFGLINSTSHSMSARRDASPDAAVRRILADMAVAALLAP encoded by the coding sequence ATGGCAGCGAGCCCACCGCCGACGATGGCCGCCGAGACGGAGCGCGGCCGGGCGAAGTCCGAGCGCTACGACGCCCTGCGTCGTGAGGCGGCGAGGCTGTTCGCCGAGCACGGATTCGACGGCGTGAGCCTCGAGGACATCGGCGCCGCCGTGGGCATCTCGGGGCCGGGGGTGTATCGCCATTTCACGAGCAAGCGCGCGCTCCTCGGCGCGATCATGCTGCACGCCAGCGAAGACCTCCTCGACTCCGGGCGGGAGGTGCTGGAGGCGGACGCCGACGCCGTGACGCACCTGCGATCGCTCGTCGACTTCCACGTCGACTTCGCCGTGCGCTGCGCGGATCTGATCCGCGTGCACGATCGCGATCTCTCCCGGCTGAGCGACGACGACCGGCATCGGGTACGGCTACTGCAACGCGAGTACGTCGACCTCTGGACGTCCGTCCTCACGCGGCTGCACCCGGGCCGCGGCGACGACGAGCACCGTGTGCGGGCGCATGCCGGCTTCGGCCTCATCAACTCGACCTCCCACTCGATGAGCGCACGGCGCGACGCGTCGCCCGATGCTGCGGTGCGTCGGATTCTCGCCGACATGGCCGTCGCCGCACTGTTGGCCCCCTGA
- a CDS encoding VIT1/CCC1 transporter family protein: MTATAEPTARDRRRWARYLADERAEAQVYRDLARRRDGEEREILLALAEAEGRHEAHWLELLGGEPDRMPSPSAESRMLGWMARRFGSIFVLALAQNAEARSPYADEPFATPRMVADEMVHHEVVRGLAARGRRRLSGTFRAAVFGANDGLVSNLALVMGIGATGVAPQFVLFSGIAGLLAGALSMGAGEYVSVRSQRELLDATEPSNFADAGLPDLDLDENELALVYRTRGLDPEQALAAARRVVSEAQASDRSRPYAREPQNSAEHETVGSALGAAGSSFLFFASGAIIPVIPWLFGLSGLAAVVLALLLVGTALVGTGAMVGLLSGAPPLRRGLRQLAIGFGAAAVTYVLGMLFGVSAG, from the coding sequence GTGACTGCGACTGCCGAACCCACCGCGAGAGACCGCCGCCGCTGGGCGCGCTACCTGGCCGACGAACGCGCCGAAGCGCAGGTGTACCGCGATCTCGCGCGGCGCCGCGACGGTGAGGAGCGCGAGATCCTGCTCGCCCTCGCCGAGGCCGAAGGGCGCCACGAGGCTCACTGGCTGGAGCTGCTCGGCGGAGAGCCCGACCGTATGCCGTCGCCGAGCGCCGAGTCGCGCATGCTCGGATGGATGGCACGCAGGTTCGGGTCGATCTTCGTGCTCGCGCTGGCGCAGAACGCCGAGGCGCGCTCGCCCTACGCGGACGAGCCGTTCGCAACCCCGCGGATGGTCGCCGACGAGATGGTGCACCACGAAGTCGTCCGTGGCCTCGCGGCACGGGGACGCCGCCGTCTGTCGGGAACGTTCCGCGCGGCGGTGTTCGGCGCGAACGACGGTCTCGTCTCGAACCTCGCACTCGTGATGGGCATCGGTGCGACGGGTGTCGCGCCGCAGTTCGTGCTGTTCAGCGGCATCGCCGGTCTGCTCGCGGGCGCCCTTTCGATGGGAGCGGGCGAGTACGTGTCGGTGCGTTCGCAGCGCGAACTGCTGGATGCCACGGAGCCGAGCAACTTCGCCGACGCCGGCCTTCCCGATCTCGACCTCGACGAGAACGAGCTCGCGCTCGTCTACCGCACCCGAGGGCTTGACCCCGAGCAGGCGCTCGCGGCCGCACGTCGCGTCGTGAGCGAGGCTCAGGCATCCGATCGATCCCGGCCCTACGCCCGCGAGCCGCAGAACTCGGCCGAGCACGAGACCGTCGGCAGCGCGCTCGGCGCCGCGGGATCGAGCTTCCTCTTCTTCGCATCGGGCGCGATCATCCCGGTGATCCCGTGGCTGTTCGGACTGAGCGGACTCGCTGCGGTCGTCCTCGCGCTCCTCCTCGTGGGCACCGCCCTCGTGGGCACGGGCGCGATGGTGGGTCTGCTCTCCGGTGCTCCGCCGCTGCGGCGTGGACTGCGCCAGCTCGCGATCGGCTTCGGCGCCGCCGCGGTCACCTACGTGCTCGGAATGCTCTTCGGCGTCTCTGCCGGGTGA
- a CDS encoding M20/M25/M40 family metallo-hydrolase, whose amino-acid sequence MVHSPASSDADALLEDLPEVARIARDLIRFDTTNHGEGRSRGEREAAEYVGAFLTSLGLEPEYYEPIPRRTNVMARVPGRDSSKPALVLHGHLDVVPAVAEDWSVDPFAGVVRDGMLWGRGAVDMKDMDAMILASVADLLRAGERPERDLVLVFFADEENGGVEGSQLVARDRPEWFAGATEAISEVGGYSIPVADSRAYLLQVGEKALIWMRLRARGIAGHGSRFHPDNAVTRLAEAVAALGRTAWPIELTDTTRQTVAGLAALCGSDETSPAAATDPDAIAAATGPAAGFLRSTFRTTTNPTGLEAGYKHNVIPDAATAAIDVRTLPGQEDRVLAEIQRIVGDDVAIEIAHRDIGLEVPFSGALVEAMVGALDRHDPGVPVVPYLMGGGTDNKALAELGIAGYGFAPLRLPSELDFTGMFHGVDERVPIDALVFGQRVLTDLIRTY is encoded by the coding sequence ATGGTTCACAGCCCCGCTTCATCCGACGCCGACGCCCTGCTCGAGGATCTGCCCGAGGTCGCTCGCATCGCCCGCGACCTCATCCGCTTCGACACCACGAATCACGGCGAGGGTCGCTCGCGCGGTGAGCGCGAGGCGGCCGAGTACGTCGGCGCATTCCTGACCTCGCTCGGACTCGAACCGGAGTACTACGAGCCGATTCCGCGCCGCACGAATGTGATGGCAAGGGTGCCCGGTCGCGACAGCTCGAAGCCGGCGCTCGTCCTGCACGGCCACCTCGACGTGGTTCCCGCCGTCGCGGAGGACTGGAGCGTGGATCCCTTCGCCGGCGTCGTGCGCGACGGCATGCTGTGGGGGCGCGGCGCCGTCGACATGAAAGACATGGATGCCATGATCCTGGCATCCGTCGCCGACCTGCTGCGAGCGGGCGAGCGTCCTGAACGGGATCTCGTCCTGGTCTTCTTCGCCGACGAAGAGAACGGGGGCGTGGAAGGCTCGCAGCTGGTCGCGCGCGACCGTCCGGAGTGGTTCGCGGGCGCCACCGAGGCGATCAGCGAGGTGGGCGGATACTCGATCCCGGTCGCCGACAGCCGGGCGTATCTGCTGCAAGTAGGGGAGAAGGCGCTGATCTGGATGCGGCTGCGGGCCCGCGGAATCGCCGGGCATGGCAGCCGATTCCACCCCGACAACGCGGTCACGCGCCTGGCAGAGGCCGTCGCCGCGCTCGGACGCACCGCCTGGCCGATCGAACTGACCGACACCACGCGGCAGACCGTCGCTGGTCTCGCCGCGCTGTGCGGCTCGGACGAGACATCGCCCGCCGCCGCCACGGACCCCGACGCGATCGCCGCGGCGACGGGCCCCGCCGCGGGGTTCCTACGCTCCACCTTCCGCACGACGACCAACCCCACCGGGCTCGAGGCCGGGTACAAGCACAACGTGATCCCGGATGCCGCGACGGCCGCGATCGACGTGCGCACGCTCCCCGGCCAGGAGGATCGCGTGCTCGCGGAGATCCAGCGCATCGTCGGCGACGATGTCGCCATCGAGATCGCGCACCGCGACATCGGGCTGGAGGTGCCGTTCTCGGGCGCGCTGGTCGAGGCGATGGTCGGAGCGCTCGATCGTCACGACCCCGGTGTTCCCGTCGTCCCGTACCTCATGGGCGGCGGCACCGACAACAAGGCCCTCGCAGAGCTCGGGATCGCCGGCTACGGGTTCGCCCCGCTGCGGCTTCCGTCGGAGCTGGATTTCACCGGTATGTTCCATGGAGTGGACGAACGCGTCCCCATCGACGCGTTGGTCTTCGGGCAGCGCGTGCTCACCGATCTGATCCGCACGTACTGA
- a CDS encoding undecaprenyl-diphosphate phosphatase, translating to MHLFEAIILGLVQGLTEFLPVSSSAHLRIMGEFLPSAEDPGATFTAITQIGTELAVLVYFWSRIVRIISRWFGSLTGKVARNDADARMGWIVIIGTIPIGIAGYLFQDIIRGTFRNLWLVAIVLIVFGLLLGAADALGRRIRTERDLTYGHGLALGLAQMLALIPGVSRSGATTTMGLALGYTRPAAAEVAFLLAVPAVFGSGLYELIKAIKDPGEQVYTMFETGVATVVAFGVGLAVIAFLMRYLKRGSFLPFVLYRLVLGLVLIVLLSFGVLQAY from the coding sequence ATGCACCTTTTCGAGGCGATCATCCTGGGATTGGTCCAGGGACTCACCGAGTTCCTCCCCGTCTCTTCCAGCGCTCACCTGCGCATCATGGGAGAGTTCCTGCCGTCCGCCGAGGATCCCGGCGCCACCTTCACCGCCATCACCCAGATCGGCACCGAGTTGGCGGTGCTCGTGTACTTCTGGAGCAGGATCGTCCGCATCATCTCGCGATGGTTCGGATCGCTCACGGGGAAGGTGGCGCGCAACGACGCCGACGCCCGCATGGGCTGGATCGTGATCATCGGAACGATCCCGATCGGCATTGCCGGCTACCTCTTCCAGGACATCATCCGCGGGACGTTCCGAAACCTCTGGCTCGTGGCGATCGTGCTCATCGTGTTCGGACTGCTGCTGGGGGCGGCGGATGCTCTCGGGCGCCGCATCCGCACCGAGCGCGACCTCACGTACGGCCACGGTCTCGCTCTCGGTCTCGCCCAGATGCTGGCGCTGATCCCCGGTGTCTCGCGTTCCGGCGCGACCACCACGATGGGCCTCGCCCTCGGCTACACCCGCCCCGCAGCAGCCGAGGTCGCCTTCCTGCTCGCGGTGCCGGCCGTGTTCGGAAGCGGCCTGTACGAGCTCATCAAGGCGATCAAGGATCCGGGCGAGCAGGTGTACACCATGTTCGAGACGGGCGTCGCGACGGTCGTGGCCTTCGGCGTCGGCCTCGCGGTCATCGCGTTCCTGATGCGTTACCTCAAGCGCGGCAGCTTCCTGCCCTTCGTGCTCTACCGTCTGGTCCTCGGCCTCGTGCTCATCGTGCTGCTGAGCTTCGGTGTGCTGCAGGCCTACTGA
- a CDS encoding Sir2 family NAD-dependent protein deacetylase, which translates to MTTALALDAQTAAGVGRAIDALAGRRIAVLTGAGVSTDSGIPDYRGKGAPTRTPMTAQQFLSSDVARGRYWVGSHLGWRAFAASRPNGGHDALAVLERAGVVTGVVTQNVDGLHLRAGSSRVVELHGTMRRVLCTHCGQVFDRRDLAERIERDNPWIAVPDAVELGPDGDVLPASSDGFVIPSCSICEGVLKPDVVFFGEYIPLVRFREAEQVLASSDALLIAGSSLVVNSGIRLLERARRRRLPIVIVNRGETRGDARATVKVDAGTTEVLRSFADALTASSGALPGPR; encoded by the coding sequence ATGACCACGGCGCTGGCGTTGGACGCACAGACGGCCGCGGGCGTCGGCCGTGCGATCGATGCTCTCGCCGGACGGCGTATCGCCGTGCTGACCGGGGCCGGCGTATCGACCGATTCGGGCATCCCCGACTACCGCGGTAAAGGGGCGCCCACGCGCACCCCGATGACAGCCCAGCAGTTCCTCTCCAGCGACGTCGCGCGCGGGCGCTACTGGGTCGGCAGTCACCTCGGGTGGCGCGCGTTCGCCGCGTCACGGCCCAACGGGGGCCATGACGCTCTGGCAGTGCTCGAGCGCGCGGGCGTCGTGACCGGCGTCGTCACCCAGAACGTCGACGGTCTGCACCTGCGCGCCGGCAGCAGCCGCGTCGTCGAGCTTCACGGCACGATGCGCCGGGTGCTGTGCACGCACTGCGGTCAGGTGTTCGATCGTCGCGACCTCGCGGAGCGCATCGAACGCGACAACCCGTGGATCGCGGTCCCGGATGCTGTGGAGCTGGGCCCGGACGGCGACGTCTTGCCGGCCTCGAGCGACGGGTTCGTGATCCCCTCGTGCAGCATCTGCGAGGGTGTCCTGAAGCCCGATGTCGTGTTCTTCGGCGAGTACATCCCGCTCGTCCGCTTCCGCGAGGCGGAGCAGGTCCTGGCATCCAGCGACGCGCTGCTCATCGCGGGATCGTCGCTCGTCGTGAACTCCGGCATCCGTCTGCTGGAACGGGCCCGTCGGCGCCGGTTGCCGATCGTGATCGTGAACCGCGGTGAGACCCGCGGCGACGCACGAGCGACGGTGAAGGTGGACGCGGGCACCACGGAGGTCCTGCGCTCGTTCGCCGATGCGCTCACCGCATCCTCCGGCGCCCTGCCCGGGCCGCGCTGA
- a CDS encoding HpcH/HpaI aldolase/citrate lyase family protein, with the protein MNPALGPALLFCPADRPDRFEKAAERADAVILDLEDAVAPANKVAARGYLIDAHLDPARVIVRINGIDTPEAVADIATLSQTDFRLIMVPKAESAKSIARLDPRFEVIAQCETARGFVRAEKVAAAPNVVGLGWGSEDLVASLGGTSSRRADGGYRDVVRHARSRLLLAAAAHGIAAIDAVHVDIADDVGLRHEAEDAAASGFQASACIHPAQVATIRAAYRPDAGTVARSRRLLAAATGERGAFRFEGRMVDEPVLRHARTVISRAEA; encoded by the coding sequence ATGAACCCCGCTCTCGGCCCCGCGCTCCTGTTCTGCCCCGCGGATCGTCCGGATCGATTCGAGAAGGCGGCGGAGCGCGCCGACGCCGTGATCCTCGACCTCGAGGACGCCGTCGCGCCGGCGAACAAGGTCGCCGCGCGCGGATATCTCATCGATGCGCATCTGGACCCCGCTCGAGTGATCGTCAGGATCAATGGGATCGACACGCCCGAGGCCGTCGCCGACATCGCGACGCTGTCGCAGACGGACTTCCGCCTGATCATGGTGCCCAAGGCCGAGTCGGCCAAGAGCATCGCCCGCCTCGATCCGCGTTTCGAGGTCATCGCGCAGTGCGAAACCGCGCGCGGCTTCGTCCGCGCGGAAAAGGTCGCCGCGGCCCCGAACGTGGTCGGACTCGGCTGGGGCTCGGAGGATCTCGTCGCCTCTCTCGGGGGCACGTCCAGCCGTCGCGCCGACGGCGGCTATCGCGATGTCGTCCGGCACGCCCGGTCGCGCCTGCTGCTCGCCGCCGCCGCGCACGGCATCGCCGCCATCGATGCCGTCCACGTCGACATCGCCGACGACGTGGGTCTTCGGCACGAGGCGGAGGATGCCGCGGCCAGCGGCTTTCAGGCATCCGCCTGCATCCACCCCGCCCAGGTCGCCACGATCAGAGCCGCCTACCGACCCGATGCGGGCACCGTCGCCCGGTCGCGACGACTGCTCGCGGCGGCGACGGGGGAGCGGGGAGCGTTCCGCTTCGAGGGGCGCATGGTCGACGAACCCGTGCTGCGCCATGCGCGCACCGTGATCTCACGCGCCGAGGCCTGA
- a CDS encoding TrmH family RNA methyltransferase, producing the protein MPVVRIDDPSDARLSDYRDLTDVALRRRTEPAEGLYIAESAKVIARAVAAGHVPRSVLVQEKWLEDARTLAPEAPIYLVSDEVAAGVTGYTVHRGALAAMHRPTLPSVAEVVAGARLVLVLEDIVDHTNVGAAFRAAAGLGADAVLVTPRCADPLYRRSVRVSMGTVFQVPWTRLPEDDEGGRGAWSRSLETLHASGLHVAALALADGAVPLDDFVAARPAQVALVLGSEGDGLSARALASADTVVTIPMSGGVDSLNVASAAAVALWALRPAS; encoded by the coding sequence ATGCCTGTCGTGAGGATCGACGATCCGTCGGATGCCCGCCTGTCGGACTATCGAGACCTGACCGACGTCGCCCTGCGACGGCGGACCGAGCCGGCCGAGGGGCTGTACATCGCCGAATCGGCGAAGGTCATCGCGCGCGCCGTCGCCGCCGGGCACGTCCCGCGCTCCGTCCTCGTGCAGGAGAAGTGGCTCGAGGACGCCCGGACCCTCGCGCCCGAAGCGCCGATCTATCTCGTCTCCGACGAGGTCGCCGCCGGCGTCACCGGATACACCGTGCACCGCGGGGCGCTCGCGGCGATGCACCGGCCGACGCTGCCCTCCGTCGCCGAGGTGGTGGCCGGCGCGCGCCTCGTGCTCGTCCTCGAAGACATCGTCGACCACACCAACGTGGGAGCCGCCTTCCGCGCTGCAGCGGGTCTCGGCGCCGACGCCGTCCTGGTGACCCCGCGCTGCGCCGACCCGCTGTACCGTCGCAGCGTGCGCGTGAGCATGGGGACGGTGTTCCAGGTGCCGTGGACACGGCTTCCCGAGGACGACGAGGGCGGTCGCGGCGCGTGGAGCCGCAGCCTCGAGACACTGCATGCCTCGGGCCTGCACGTCGCCGCGCTGGCCCTCGCCGACGGAGCCGTCCCGCTCGATGATTTCGTGGCCGCGCGTCCGGCGCAGGTGGCCCTGGTGCTCGGGTCCGAGGGCGACGGACTGTCGGCGCGCGCCCTGGCATCCGCCGACACGGTCGTCACGATTCCGATGTCCGGGGGAGTGGACTCGCTCAACGTCGCGTCCGCCGCGGCGGTCGCCCTGTGGGCGCTGCGCCCGGCCTCCTGA